From a single Funiculus sociatus GB2-C1 genomic region:
- a CDS encoding RNA recognition motif domain-containing protein: MSIYVGNLSYQVTQEDLSNVFAEYGTVKRVQLPTDRETGRMRGFGFVEMSTEAEENAAIEALDGAEWMGRDLKVNKAKPREDNKGGGGGGGRSGGGGWGGNSRGGGGGGGGYRR; the protein is encoded by the coding sequence ATGTCTATCTATGTAGGCAACTTATCCTACCAAGTTACGCAAGAAGACCTCAGCAACGTATTTGCTGAGTACGGCACTGTTAAACGGGTTCAGCTACCAACCGACCGTGAAACTGGTCGGATGCGTGGTTTTGGTTTTGTAGAAATGTCAACCGAAGCTGAAGAGAACGCTGCTATTGAGGCTCTTGATGGAGCTGAGTGGATGGGACGGGATCTGAAAGTAAACAAAGCCAAGCCCCGCGAGGATAATAAAGGTGGTGGCGGTGGTGGTGGTCGTTCTGGCGGCGGTGGCTGGGGCGGCAACAGCAGAGGCGGCGGCGGCGGCGGCGGCGGCTACCGACGCTAA
- a CDS encoding dipeptide ABC transporter ATP-binding protein, with amino-acid sequence MSESLFCVENLRVAYPSRRSDSMPSWAVDDVSFTLEPGERLGLVGESGCGKSTLGRAAMRLLPASTRIEGRVTFAGQSVFDLTPPQLRRFRGEAVALIFQDPMTRLDPLMTIGKHCVETLKAHQPQLSQRQAKEKALSTLEAVKIPASRWSQYPHEFSGGMRQRVAIALALLLNPKLIVADEPTTSLDVTVAAQILQELTRLCNEREMALLLISHDLAMVGEYCDRIAVMYGGKMVETGAAKSIFSRPQHEYTRSLLAAALHLRAKEGESGTVGDLGEKAFSPQSPVPNPQSQVPILQLTDLQQHYTLESNFFTQMFSKEVPVIKAVDGINLALYPGEILGLVGESGCGKSTLSRTILQLIRPTGGKVEFLGKNLTQMSQESVRATRREMQMVFQDPHACLNPLMTVGQSIADPLFIHKLATRDEAKAQVMQMLERVGLTPTTEYYQRYPSDLSGGQQQRVAIARALITRPKLLICDEPVSMLDASVQSQVLALMLELKRDFDLTYLFITHDLSVARFLCDRIAVMNSGCIVELGSTEDIFTNPQHPYTQTLLQAAPLLVSQQI; translated from the coding sequence TGCCTAGTTGGGCTGTGGATGATGTTTCTTTCACCCTGGAACCAGGAGAAAGACTCGGTTTGGTGGGAGAATCGGGTTGCGGTAAATCAACGCTGGGACGAGCTGCAATGCGCTTGTTACCAGCCTCGACTCGGATTGAGGGACGGGTGACGTTTGCTGGACAGTCGGTTTTTGATCTAACTCCACCTCAGTTGCGGCGGTTTCGAGGGGAAGCGGTGGCGCTGATATTTCAAGATCCGATGACGCGCCTTGATCCCCTGATGACGATTGGGAAACACTGTGTAGAAACTCTCAAAGCGCATCAACCGCAACTGTCGCAGCGACAGGCGAAGGAAAAGGCGCTGTCTACTTTAGAGGCGGTGAAGATACCAGCCAGCCGATGGTCGCAGTATCCCCATGAGTTTAGCGGCGGAATGCGGCAACGGGTAGCGATCGCGCTGGCTTTGCTCCTCAATCCTAAGTTAATTGTGGCAGACGAACCCACGACCAGCTTAGATGTCACTGTAGCAGCGCAAATTTTACAGGAACTGACGCGCCTGTGCAACGAACGGGAAATGGCGTTATTGCTGATTTCTCACGATTTGGCAATGGTGGGCGAATATTGCGATCGCATTGCCGTAATGTATGGTGGCAAAATGGTGGAAACTGGTGCCGCCAAGTCTATTTTTAGCAGACCACAACATGAATATACGCGATCGCTCCTAGCCGCAGCTCTGCACCTCAGGGCAAAAGAGGGAGAGAGTGGGACTGTAGGAGACTTGGGAGAAAAAGCCTTTTCCCCCCAATCCCCAGTTCCCAATCCCCAGTCCCAAGTCCCCATTTTGCAACTGACAGATTTGCAGCAGCACTACACTTTAGAAAGCAATTTTTTTACCCAAATGTTTTCTAAGGAAGTCCCGGTTATTAAAGCGGTGGATGGGATCAACTTAGCGCTTTATCCTGGGGAAATTCTCGGCTTGGTGGGGGAATCTGGATGCGGTAAAAGTACCTTGTCCCGGACTATTTTGCAGCTAATTCGCCCTACTGGGGGAAAAGTTGAGTTTTTGGGGAAAAATTTAACCCAGATGTCTCAAGAAAGTGTAAGGGCAACGCGGCGGGAAATGCAAATGGTATTTCAAGACCCCCATGCTTGCTTGAATCCGTTGATGACGGTGGGGCAAAGTATTGCCGATCCCCTGTTTATCCACAAGCTGGCTACCCGTGATGAGGCAAAAGCGCAGGTGATGCAGATGCTTGAGAGGGTGGGGTTGACTCCTACAACTGAGTATTATCAGCGTTATCCATCTGATTTGTCTGGCGGACAGCAGCAACGGGTAGCGATCGCTCGTGCTTTGATTACCCGCCCGAAACTGCTAATTTGTGATGAGCCTGTGAGTATGCTGGATGCCAGCGTTCAGTCGCAGGTGCTTGCCCTAATGTTGGAGTTAAAGCGCGACTTCGATCTCACGTATTTATTTATCACTCACGACCTCTCAGTAGCAAGATTTTTGTGCGATCGCATCGCCGTTATGAATAGCGGTTGCATTGTCGAACTTGGTTCCACCGAAGACATTTTTACTAACCCCCAGCACCCCTATACTCAGACATTACTGCAAGCCGCTCCTTTATTGGTATCCCAGCAAATATAA
- the rpsU gene encoding 30S ribosomal protein S21 has protein sequence MTQVVVGENENIESALRRFKRQVSKAGIFPDIKRQRHFETPLEKRKRKAIARRRKKHFRY, from the coding sequence ATGACCCAAGTAGTTGTAGGCGAAAATGAAAACATTGAGTCAGCCCTGCGCCGATTTAAGCGTCAAGTCTCTAAAGCTGGAATTTTTCCAGATATAAAACGCCAGCGTCACTTTGAGACTCCCCTGGAAAAACGCAAGCGCAAAGCGATCGCCAGAAGACGTAAAAAGCATTTTCGTTATTAA